The DNA sequence AGATGTCCTGAAAGAGTCGGAGTGCTTGTCCGAAGGATTTAGTTTTTGTGCTTACTTTGAATTCAGGGGGCTGAATCTGAATAATTGACTGTGTGAATTGAAGAAACCATGTTTGACAATAGGTCTATGGATGGATTGAGACATTTCACTGGCACATAAATATGTACCTGGAGTCATCATTCATAGTTTTATTGGTTCTGAGATATTTTCTGCAATACCTtggaaaattagaaaatcttACACTAGTTCAACTGTAGATATGTAGTTATAGGGGAGTGATATCAGAGTACTTGATTTCCAGGAGGCAAGGGCAACTCATAATAGCTTGCTTTTCTACTGATCCCAAGTTTGAAGAAATACTGTCGCATAGCTTGCATTATAATTTGTCAAGTGTATTATACTTTGACTGGAAGGTTTTGAACCATGTGATAATCACCAAAGATAAATCATTAATCATTGATGATGTGATTCTAGACTACTCTTCTCAGTAACAGCCTACGTTCCCTGTTACTCTCCTAACTCTctacatgaaaaaaataaagataggGTGTGTTTTCTTATTCTCGTCTAAGTAGCATACGGATAAACTACTGTTATAAACCAAGTTGAtggtattatttttagaaaaccaTTGCTGAAATCAGATTCCCTAATGTTATATTAGATCTTGGTGTGAGAGTCTGGGTGCGTTAATGCAGAGTCTGTtgagttttcaattttattaggTTAAAGTCcggttaaatatatatatattttttctgtattAGTTCTACTTAATAAGGAAACACATAACTGATGCTATGACATGATATATGAGTATAAGATGTTGccaattgtatttgttgtgctaAGTTTATCTTGCCAATTGTCATTCAACTGTAACTTAGATGTTGCAATCTGTTATTGGTGATTAAAGTTGCATTTCTTGTTCTAAGTTTTAAACTTGCAGATGTGCATCATGAAACTTATAATCATATTTGTTGATTGCCAGGAAAGAGGAAGGTGTTTCAGTTGATCCAACTTTCAGTGTCCGTGTGGTATTAGGTAAAAGAGATGAGGTAATATCTGGAATGAAATTCAATGTCTTTCGATCTTGTACCTTCTTACTACAGCATGTTGATGCCTACATCAACAGAAGATACTGATGTACCAGTTGACTATGTGCAGCCCATGCTAATCACTTGTGCTCGGCAATTAATTGAACACATAAGGTATTCAGCAATACGATTTCACTGCATATCCTTATTTGTTTTGCAATATAACTACTTCCTTCTATGGTCTACAGTAAATCTGGATCGTCAAAAGCATTAGTGCTGTCCCTTGGTCTCCGAGACCATTCCAGGGTACAGTCATATAACCTTTTATCTCAACTATAAACTATAAAGTTACGGCAACTAAGGTCACCATTTAACATTATTTGTGCCCACCATCCCCCACTCCCCGTGCAGGAGACACTCAAGGGCATAGTTTCTGCtgtaattgagaaatttgccGAGGTAACTTGATGTGATTAGAGCAACtgttctaattttaaaaaaaaaaattgacttgTCTGgtaatgtaaacatgtagaATTGCCCGGTCTGCAtaatttctttgcttttgttctctttttttgtCAGTGAGACATTAGTCAGATCACTCTCACCACTTGACATCCATACTTGAAGTAGCATATATTGAGCTGTAACAAAGTTATTTACAACAGAAGCTTCGTGTGCATGTCTAATCCGTGTGGTAGGAGATGCAAGGGAATTTCATCCTATAACAGTGATAAATACCATGTTAGTTttgattaaaaagaaaaatataccaTATGCTGCTTTAAGCTGATGATCCGGAACATCCACACCAAACTAATAGAACATGTTTCAGAAACAAACTAGTCTTTTGACTTGTGATGTAACAAGAGCAGCTATATAACAAAAGGTACAAACAAGCCAGATGTGTGAACGGAAAGGCATTCACATTTTCCATTGATTGAGCGATCTAGAAAGAAGACAAGCAAAGTCACGGAAAGGTGTTCTGTATCAGCTCAAAGATTGCTCTTGAGGAGTTGAAACTAATATATAGAATACATTAATTACAACATGGAACTGCAAACTAGAATACACATTTAAACAAGAATACAACTCAGAACACAAATAAAGATTACATATCAACCATGGGAATGGCAACTCGAAACTGCGAGCAATCTAACCTTTACACATAATACACAAACTTAACCCACTTATATCCCAGACATTATGTACCTTGAACATGTACATTCAGGTGATACACCAAAATCCAACCCAGCTAGAAACTCGTATCACATAGGAGATTGTAGGAAAAATTGGCAACCAAAAACCAACGAAGAAAGAGAGTGACAAGGCAGGGTG is a window from the Sesamum indicum cultivar Zhongzhi No. 13 linkage group LG15, S_indicum_v1.0, whole genome shotgun sequence genome containing:
- the LOC105177125 gene encoding uncharacterized protein LOC105177125 produces the protein MEVSDPGFPVRNTMFSLNIKEHKTDIVISSYEDHFLVIATQIGSMGTILHARKEEGVSVDPTFSVRVVLGKRDEPMLITCARQLIEHISKSGSSKALVLSLGLRDHSRETLKGIVSAVIEKFAEVT